Proteins from a genomic interval of Capsicum annuum cultivar UCD-10X-F1 chromosome 4, UCD10Xv1.1, whole genome shotgun sequence:
- the LOC107867489 gene encoding cyclase-like protein 1, which produces MTNHNTSLFSSLLLLSLLALVSLASAHGTVSTYDLQKIKEEESYYRQKKVIDISHKYVPDLPSYASKKGLGDFLNLVGSIKNGSLVNLSTFKLSTHSGTHADAPGHFIDKLFDMGCDADSLDLRTLNGPVLVVDTPRDKNITAEVMRSLNIPRGVKRVLFRTSNTDKRLMHQKEFEPSYTAFTADGAEYLVQNTDIKLVGIDYLSVGINVRDDISKVHYALLGRKDVIPVEGLNLDNVVPGVYTVHCLPLRLVHGDGSPARCILFQS; this is translated from the exons ATGACCAATCACAACACCTCACTGTTCTCCTCCCTCCTCCTGCTGTCGCTACTGGCGCTTGTCTCCTTAGCTAGCGCCCACGGGACAGTGAGCACCTATGATCTCCAAAAAATTAAGGAAGAAGAGAGTTATTACAGGCAAAAGAAAGTAATTGACATTAGCCACAAGTATGTTCCTGATTTGCCTAGTTATGCTTCCAAAAAGGGTCTGGGCGACTTCCTAAATCTTGTGGGTAGCATCAAGAATGGTAGCCTCGTAAATCTTTCTACATTTAAGCTTAGTACTCATAGTGGTACACATGCTGATGCTCCTGGGCATTTCATTGACAAGCTTTTTGACATGGGTTGTGATGCCGATTCGCTTGACCTCCGAACTTTGAATG GTCCAGTTCTTGTAGTGGACACCCCACGGGACAAGAATATTACAG CCGAAGTTATGAGGTCATTGAACATACCACGCGGAGTGAAACGTGTTCTTTTCCGAACATCAAACACAGACAA GAGACTGATGCACCAGAAAGAATTTGAGCCCTCCTATACTGCATTCACCGCAGATGGAGCAGAGTATCTGGTCCAGAATACTGACATCAAACTCGTTGGTATTGATTACTTATCTGTTGGTATCAACGTCAGGGATGATATCAGTAAAGTTCATTATGCACTTCTGGGTCGTAAA GATGTTATTCCAGTGGAAGGTCTCAATCTTGATAATGTTGTCCCTGGAGTTTACACAGTTCACTGCCTACCCTTGAGGCTGGTTCATGGAGATGGTTCACCTGCCAGGTGCATCCTCTTCCAAAGTTGA